From a single Bryobacter aggregatus MPL3 genomic region:
- a CDS encoding COX15/CtaA family protein, with the protein MQKWTWGFVAYLVAVILFGAWVRIAGAGAGCGNHWPTCQGVVVPVAPEAKTIIEFTHRVTSALSGLAGLGLLIYFWRTRSRALPWAIGMFFFLLLEGFIGAVLVKKELVANDASVNRAVVISLHLANTMLLMFCAVAAAVRAGAMQPKRSTARGLLLVAIAALIITNMTGAVTALGDTLFPSQPAFGPELVAKLRDDLSAGQHFLVRLRWIHPVIAAITGLIVFAAMSIIHRRTASRWALAGMLLVLCQIGLGVMNIALSAPGWMQITHLLVAQTIWICAVVLWID; encoded by the coding sequence ATGCAGAAGTGGACCTGGGGTTTTGTTGCTTATCTGGTAGCGGTGATCTTGTTTGGCGCCTGGGTGCGCATCGCGGGCGCAGGTGCCGGCTGTGGCAATCATTGGCCCACTTGCCAGGGCGTCGTCGTCCCCGTCGCACCAGAGGCCAAGACCATCATCGAATTCACCCATCGCGTCACCAGCGCCTTGTCTGGCCTTGCAGGCTTAGGACTCTTGATTTACTTCTGGCGCACCAGGTCGCGCGCCCTGCCCTGGGCCATCGGCATGTTCTTTTTTCTTCTGCTCGAAGGCTTCATCGGCGCAGTCCTGGTGAAGAAAGAACTGGTCGCAAACGATGCGAGTGTGAATCGTGCGGTGGTCATTTCCCTGCATCTCGCCAACACGATGTTGCTGATGTTTTGCGCCGTGGCCGCCGCCGTTCGCGCTGGCGCAATGCAGCCCAAACGCAGTACCGCCCGCGGTCTCCTCCTCGTAGCAATCGCCGCGCTCATCATCACAAACATGACAGGCGCCGTCACCGCGCTTGGCGACACACTCTTCCCCTCGCAGCCCGCCTTCGGCCCCGAGTTGGTCGCAAAGCTTCGCGACGATCTCAGTGCCGGACAGCACTTCCTCGTCCGGCTCCGCTGGATTCATCCTGTCATCGCCGCAATCACCGGACTCATTGTCTTTGCAGCGATGAGCATCATCCACCGGCGCACGGCGAGCCGTTGGGCCCTCGCTGGAATGCTGCTCGTCCTCTGCCAGATCGGCCTAGGCGTCATGAATATTGCACTGTCCGCCCCCGGCTGGATGCAGATCACTCATCTGCTGGTCGCACAAACCATTTGGATCTGCGCCGTCGTTCTCTGGATCGATTAA
- a CDS encoding acetylxylan esterase, with protein sequence MFLIALVFLCLFPLSAQSTEDSRNVEVPHPNYRFEFQAPPTLGEWKTRRDLLRRQILNAAGIYPGPARGKLNVEITRRRETQDYRIWTLLLETFPGYFVGAEMYLPPATMRGPFPVVLSPHGHWKQGRLTHREDYSVPSLGVNLAAQGYIVLAWDMVGYGDARQLPHDFISKSRQLWGFSPMGLQLWNSIRMVDYAESLAEADRKRIAVTGASGGGTQTFLLTAVDDRIRVSVPVNMISSSMQGGDPCEEAPGLRRGTNNVEFAAMAAPRPMLMVSASGDWTKNTPKDEYPRVQSVYALYEQQEHLANAHFEAGHNYNKASREAVYAFLAKHLHPLAPAGEQISFESVLERHKEDLLEMPRQTLPERALDEAAIDLGWKSFVEKQNRSIGDRRFLRERLRLTLGVSAAGLVEGNTSGKVTRITRLKRDEIVQALRSPGERGTVVVIHPESAQRGLDSKEAERWRKAGYSVLALEPFHESKTRESYRRADKWFSSYNVSDLAIHVEDILIALQFVRGEGGTRTHLTGIGDAAVWCTFAAALNPWPVELEAKLEKFKGSDGDFLGEFFAPGMQRAGGLGVAGRLLR encoded by the coding sequence GTGTTCTTAATTGCGCTGGTCTTTCTATGTCTTTTCCCTCTCTCTGCGCAGTCCACGGAGGACTCGCGGAATGTCGAGGTTCCGCATCCAAACTATCGTTTTGAGTTCCAGGCTCCACCTACGCTCGGAGAATGGAAAACAAGGCGAGATCTTCTGCGGCGGCAGATTCTCAATGCTGCCGGAATTTATCCAGGCCCTGCGCGCGGGAAGCTGAATGTAGAAATCACGCGCCGTCGCGAAACCCAGGATTACCGGATCTGGACTCTTCTGCTTGAAACATTTCCGGGATATTTTGTTGGCGCAGAAATGTATTTGCCGCCTGCTACGATGCGTGGCCCATTTCCGGTGGTGCTGAGTCCGCATGGACATTGGAAGCAGGGGCGGCTGACACATCGCGAAGATTATTCGGTGCCGAGCTTGGGTGTCAATCTGGCGGCGCAGGGTTACATCGTTCTCGCCTGGGACATGGTGGGCTATGGCGATGCCCGGCAACTGCCGCATGATTTCATCTCAAAGAGCCGGCAACTTTGGGGCTTCAGTCCGATGGGCTTGCAACTGTGGAATTCGATTCGGATGGTGGACTATGCCGAGTCGCTGGCAGAGGCTGACCGCAAGCGCATCGCGGTGACTGGGGCTTCCGGTGGCGGCACTCAAACCTTTCTGCTGACTGCGGTGGACGATCGGATTCGGGTGTCGGTTCCGGTGAATATGATTTCGAGTAGCATGCAGGGGGGCGATCCGTGCGAAGAGGCGCCCGGCTTGCGGCGTGGCACGAATAATGTGGAATTTGCCGCGATGGCTGCGCCGCGTCCGATGTTGATGGTGTCGGCCAGTGGAGATTGGACAAAGAACACGCCGAAGGATGAGTATCCGCGTGTGCAATCGGTGTATGCGCTGTACGAACAGCAGGAGCATCTGGCGAATGCTCATTTCGAGGCCGGGCATAACTACAACAAGGCGAGCCGGGAGGCTGTCTATGCTTTTCTTGCGAAGCATTTGCACCCGCTAGCTCCAGCTGGCGAACAGATTTCCTTTGAGTCCGTGTTGGAGCGGCATAAAGAAGATCTGTTGGAGATGCCACGGCAGACTTTGCCTGAGCGTGCTTTGGACGAGGCGGCAATCGATTTGGGCTGGAAGTCTTTTGTGGAGAAACAGAATCGATCAATTGGAGACCGGCGTTTTCTGCGTGAGCGCCTTCGGTTGACACTTGGGGTGAGTGCGGCTGGTTTGGTGGAAGGGAACACCAGCGGCAAGGTCACGCGGATTACTCGTTTGAAGCGCGATGAGATTGTGCAGGCGCTGCGGAGTCCGGGAGAGCGGGGAACCGTGGTGGTGATTCATCCGGAGAGTGCGCAGCGAGGCCTGGATAGCAAGGAGGCCGAACGATGGCGGAAGGCGGGGTACTCGGTATTGGCGCTGGAGCCGTTCCATGAGAGCAAGACGCGGGAGAGCTATCGCCGGGCGGATAAGTGGTTTTCGAGTTACAACGTTTCGGACTTGGCGATTCATGTGGAAGATATTTTGATTGCGTTGCAGTTTGTCCGAGGGGAAGGGGGAACGCGGACGCATCTCACCGGGATCGGGGATGCGGCGGTGTGGTGTACCTTTGCTGCAGCGTTGAATCCTTGGCCGGTGGAACTGGAGGCGAAGCTCGAGAAGTTTAAGGGGAGCGATGGGGATTTTCTGGGGGAATTCTTTGCGCCGGGGATGCAGCGGGCTGGTGGGTTGGGGGTGGCGGGACGGTTGCTGCGGTAG
- a CDS encoding ATPase domain-containing protein — MRKSSMACLPIFKFADLKTSPRDFAPLGIASLDTAMDGMPRGAITELSGNRSSGKTTLALSALAASTRRGEYCAYIDTTNSLDVVSASKAGIELSRLIWLRCDHDLPNACKAADVLLHAGGFGMVCLDIADARARELNQIPASYWFRYRKAVENSSTSFVVLSGQPMTGAASARAMECKQSEAAWRGHLLKSIRLQAIQRKPPRSPITFFAKTG; from the coding sequence ATGCGAAAGTCGTCCATGGCCTGTCTGCCAATTTTCAAGTTCGCAGACCTCAAAACATCCCCGCGCGACTTCGCGCCTTTGGGCATTGCCAGCCTCGACACGGCAATGGATGGCATGCCTCGCGGGGCGATAACCGAACTCTCAGGCAATCGATCATCAGGCAAAACCACGCTCGCCCTCTCTGCATTGGCAGCCAGTACGCGGCGCGGCGAGTATTGCGCCTATATCGACACCACGAATTCCCTTGATGTCGTCTCCGCCTCCAAGGCCGGCATCGAGCTTTCGCGATTGATTTGGCTTCGTTGCGATCACGATCTCCCCAACGCCTGTAAGGCCGCCGATGTCCTGCTCCATGCGGGTGGCTTTGGCATGGTCTGTCTCGATATTGCCGATGCCCGGGCCCGGGAGCTGAATCAGATCCCCGCTTCGTATTGGTTCCGCTATCGCAAGGCAGTTGAAAACAGTTCCACCTCCTTTGTCGTGCTCTCCGGCCAGCCGATGACGGGCGCTGCTTCTGCCCGCGCCATGGAATGCAAGCAATCAGAAGCGGCATGGCGCGGGCATCTTCTGAAGAGCATCCGTCTGCAGGCGATCCAGCGCAAGCCACCACGTTCCCCCATTACATTTTTCGCGAAAACAGGATGA
- a CDS encoding DNA polymerase III subunit alpha has product MGARYIELHARSAFSFLDGSATPEELVDQCAQWEQPAIAMLDRDSLSGIVRFHKQAGRKNIEAHIGAEISCEGGTRLPLLVENLTGYRNLCRLITSMKMRGPKGAAAATTNELTEYAAGLVCLAPAANRQQLERLVSIYGADSVYVELQRHHLRDQEARNQHAIDLAQSLQLPLLATNGARYDKPHRRELLDVFTCLAHKTTLEKAGRLLERNAECYLKSTRQMERLFADLPEALDNTVELSDRLQFRITDFGYEFPRYPVPAGETLDSYLREMVIQRAPARFEPYRQAARDQLGKELNIIAKLKLSGYFLIVWDIVEFCRRENIMCQGRGSAANSAVCYALGITAADPVKMNLLFERFLSEERGEWPDIDIDLPSGEKRERAIQYVYQRYGQRGAAMTANIITYRGRSALRDIGKVLSLEDETLKRLARLAPRWGWKDTGGTPTHLFRAAGLDPEHPAIRHFLNLYHEIQDLPRHLGQHSGGMVICQGALDSIVPLEPATMPGRVVLQWDKEDCADMGLVKVDLLGLGMMAVLEETITLIDRHQGEKIDLATIPQDDPLVYETLQKADTIGLFQVESRAQMSCLPRLKPETFYHIVVQVAIIRPGPIVGKMLHPYLRRRQGLEAPDSLHPSLEEVLERTLGVPLFQEQLLKMAMIAARFSGGEAEELRRALGFKRSAQRMKEVEVRLRAGMTLNGIVGATQDIIIQSITSFALYGFPESHAISFALLAYFSAYLKCHHLAAFTAAMLNHQPMGFYAPSTLVQDAKRHGLRVRPVDANESHWDCTMLGPSAIRLGLNYVNGLPQSVAEALIFERTRSGSFTSVENLRRRVPELNSRHLQTLASIGAINFGNHRRAALWETALRERPGGKLLASLESESGECPLPRMTPLERFRSDFQGIGIGMGPHPLAYERERLKKRNVTPAADLSQCRENAPVRVAGCVIARQRPETAKGFAFLSLEDETGISNIIVSPDLFEKRRNEILGYPYLLISGILQDPKGAIAIRAQGVQALQIEAPATLSHDFH; this is encoded by the coding sequence ATGGGCGCACGCTATATCGAATTGCATGCCCGCTCCGCCTTCAGCTTTCTCGACGGATCCGCCACTCCCGAAGAACTGGTGGACCAGTGCGCGCAATGGGAGCAGCCCGCCATTGCCATGCTCGACCGGGATAGCCTCTCTGGCATCGTTCGCTTCCACAAGCAGGCAGGCCGGAAAAACATCGAGGCGCACATCGGAGCCGAGATCAGTTGCGAGGGCGGCACGCGCCTGCCCCTACTGGTGGAGAACCTGACCGGCTACCGGAATCTCTGCCGCCTGATCACCAGCATGAAGATGCGCGGCCCCAAAGGCGCGGCTGCGGCCACCACCAACGAACTCACGGAGTATGCGGCCGGGCTGGTCTGCCTCGCGCCGGCGGCAAACCGGCAACAGCTCGAAAGGCTGGTCTCCATCTACGGCGCTGACAGTGTTTACGTCGAACTCCAACGCCATCATCTGCGCGACCAGGAAGCCCGGAATCAACATGCGATCGACCTCGCGCAATCGCTGCAACTGCCTCTGCTCGCCACCAACGGTGCCCGCTATGACAAGCCCCATCGGCGGGAACTCCTCGACGTCTTCACCTGCCTGGCCCACAAGACCACGCTCGAAAAAGCAGGACGCCTGCTCGAGCGCAACGCGGAGTGTTATCTCAAATCCACTCGCCAAATGGAGCGACTCTTTGCCGATCTGCCGGAAGCACTCGACAACACGGTCGAGCTATCCGACCGGCTGCAGTTCCGCATTACGGATTTTGGCTATGAGTTCCCCAGATACCCCGTGCCCGCGGGTGAGACTCTCGATTCCTATCTCCGAGAGATGGTAATACAGCGCGCGCCCGCCCGCTTTGAACCCTATCGCCAGGCGGCTCGCGATCAACTCGGTAAAGAACTGAACATCATCGCCAAGCTCAAGTTGAGTGGCTACTTCCTCATTGTCTGGGACATCGTCGAATTCTGCCGGCGCGAGAACATCATGTGCCAGGGCCGCGGCTCAGCTGCCAATAGCGCCGTTTGCTACGCGCTCGGCATTACCGCCGCAGACCCGGTGAAAATGAATCTGCTCTTTGAGCGTTTTCTGTCGGAGGAGCGCGGCGAATGGCCCGATATTGATATCGATCTGCCGAGCGGCGAAAAGCGCGAACGGGCGATCCAGTATGTCTACCAACGCTACGGCCAGCGCGGGGCCGCCATGACGGCCAACATCATCACCTATCGCGGCCGCTCGGCCTTGCGCGACATCGGAAAGGTTCTCAGTTTGGAGGATGAGACCCTGAAGCGGCTAGCCCGCTTGGCACCGCGTTGGGGGTGGAAAGATACCGGGGGAACTCCCACCCATCTGTTTCGAGCAGCAGGCCTCGACCCGGAACATCCGGCCATTCGTCACTTTCTGAACCTCTACCACGAGATTCAAGACCTGCCCCGTCATCTCGGCCAGCATTCTGGCGGGATGGTGATCTGCCAGGGCGCGCTCGATTCCATCGTGCCGCTGGAGCCCGCCACCATGCCCGGCCGCGTAGTCCTGCAATGGGATAAAGAAGACTGCGCCGACATGGGCCTGGTGAAGGTGGATCTTCTGGGGCTGGGCATGATGGCAGTGCTTGAGGAAACCATTACGCTTATCGACCGGCATCAGGGCGAGAAGATCGATCTCGCGACGATTCCGCAAGATGACCCACTCGTCTATGAAACCCTACAAAAGGCCGACACCATCGGACTCTTCCAGGTGGAATCCCGCGCCCAGATGTCTTGCTTGCCCCGCTTGAAGCCGGAGACTTTTTATCACATCGTCGTGCAGGTCGCCATCATCCGGCCCGGCCCGATCGTCGGCAAAATGCTGCATCCCTACTTGCGCCGGCGGCAGGGTTTGGAAGCACCGGATTCGCTACACCCGTCGCTCGAAGAAGTTCTCGAAAGAACACTCGGCGTCCCCTTGTTTCAGGAGCAATTGCTGAAGATGGCGATGATTGCGGCGCGATTTAGCGGGGGCGAGGCGGAAGAGCTGCGCCGGGCCCTCGGCTTCAAGCGCTCCGCGCAACGCATGAAAGAAGTGGAAGTTCGGCTCCGGGCAGGCATGACTTTGAATGGCATTGTCGGCGCGACGCAGGACATCATCATCCAATCGATCACTTCCTTCGCGCTCTACGGTTTTCCCGAATCTCACGCCATCAGCTTTGCGCTCCTGGCTTACTTCAGCGCTTATCTAAAGTGCCACCATCTGGCGGCCTTCACCGCTGCAATGTTGAATCACCAACCGATGGGCTTTTATGCGCCTTCCACACTAGTACAGGATGCCAAGCGCCACGGACTGCGTGTCCGGCCTGTCGATGCCAATGAGTCCCATTGGGATTGCACGATGCTCGGCCCTTCCGCCATTCGCCTGGGGCTCAACTATGTCAATGGCCTCCCGCAAAGCGTCGCAGAAGCATTGATTTTCGAGAGAACCAGATCCGGCAGCTTCACCTCTGTCGAAAATCTTCGGAGAAGAGTGCCGGAATTGAACAGCAGGCATCTTCAAACTCTGGCGAGTATTGGAGCCATCAACTTTGGCAACCACCGCCGCGCGGCGCTTTGGGAGACCGCATTGCGAGAGCGGCCCGGCGGGAAACTCCTTGCGTCTTTGGAATCCGAGAGCGGCGAATGTCCGCTGCCCAGGATGACGCCTCTCGAGCGGTTCCGCAGTGATTTCCAGGGAATCGGGATCGGCATGGGGCCGCATCCGCTGGCCTATGAACGGGAACGACTCAAGAAGAGGAATGTCACACCAGCCGCCGATCTGAGTCAGTGTCGAGAGAACGCGCCGGTACGGGTGGCCGGCTGTGTCATCGCCAGACAACGGCCCGAAACAGCCAAGGGATTCGCATTTCTCAGCCTCGAGGATGAGACGGGGATCTCGAATATCATCGTCAGTCCTGACCTCTTTGAGAAGCGGAGGAACGAGATCCTCGGCTATCCCTATTTGTTGATCTCGGGCATTCTACAGGACCCCAAGGGAGCAATCGCCATTCGCGCCCAAGGCGTGCAAGCGCTCCAGATCGAAGCGCCGGCGACGCTCTCGCATGATTTTCACTAG
- a CDS encoding tyrosine-type recombinase/integrase: MTQISLSRLAEHANIRRANPHRFRHTLATDLLSRGVPIADVAAILGNSVAIVEKHYKHFEKSEPECTRPSLQLRTRYATVT; this comes from the coding sequence TTGACCCAGATCTCACTCTCGAGATTAGCCGAACACGCGAATATCCGCCGCGCAAATCCGCACCGCTTTCGCCACACACTTGCGACGGATTTACTGTCTAGAGGGGTACCAATTGCAGACGTGGCTGCAATCTTGGGCAACAGTGTAGCGATCGTCGAAAAGCATTACAAGCACTTTGAAAAAAGTGAACCAGAATGCACTCGGCCGTCTTTACAACTCCGAACCCGTTACGCCACAGTCACGTAG
- a CDS encoding Gfo/Idh/MocA family protein — protein sequence MKVGLIGTGAIAHKHAQAYKNIGYEIVAVSNKTEERGRAFAAQWGGEFFPDWADVCTHPKVDFIDLCTFPDVRFEPLKLAADAGKHVQVQKPIAIDVATAQAMVDYTKSKNVLLNVVSQGRFYDAVMFLKRAVDAGRLGKIFQADAYVKWWRSEEYYSRPIKGSWAVEGGGSLINQGIHQVDWLLYLMGGVTQVFGQWQLGARHKIESDDVLSAVLRYASGATGVIQTSTAMWPGFTERVELHGTKGSAILSGNRLTTWDVIDDQGEAAPLSEEISSGSSDPMAISVTPFERTFLNFGEAIAQHKAPLINGEEGLRALELVQAIYTSARENRLVQIGDARG from the coding sequence ATGAAAGTCGGATTAATTGGTACCGGAGCCATCGCACATAAGCATGCGCAGGCCTATAAAAATATCGGTTATGAGATCGTAGCCGTCAGCAACAAGACCGAAGAACGGGGCCGCGCCTTCGCCGCGCAGTGGGGAGGCGAGTTTTTCCCTGATTGGGCCGATGTTTGCACGCATCCGAAGGTCGATTTTATCGATCTTTGCACCTTCCCTGATGTTCGCTTCGAACCCCTGAAGCTCGCCGCCGATGCCGGTAAGCATGTCCAGGTACAGAAGCCGATTGCCATCGATGTCGCAACCGCGCAGGCCATGGTCGACTACACGAAATCGAAAAATGTTTTATTGAATGTCGTCAGCCAGGGACGCTTTTATGACGCCGTAATGTTTTTGAAGCGGGCCGTCGATGCCGGACGGCTCGGAAAGATTTTTCAGGCCGATGCCTATGTGAAATGGTGGCGCAGTGAGGAGTACTATTCGCGCCCGATCAAGGGCAGTTGGGCTGTCGAAGGTGGCGGTTCCCTCATCAACCAAGGCATCCATCAGGTGGATTGGCTGCTGTATCTGATGGGCGGCGTCACGCAGGTCTTTGGCCAGTGGCAACTGGGGGCGCGGCACAAGATCGAAAGCGACGATGTGCTGAGCGCTGTGTTGCGCTATGCCAGCGGCGCGACCGGCGTGATCCAGACCTCAACCGCCATGTGGCCCGGCTTTACCGAACGCGTCGAACTCCATGGGACGAAGGGTTCCGCCATTCTGAGCGGTAATCGGTTGACCACCTGGGATGTGATTGACGATCAGGGCGAAGCGGCTCCGTTGTCGGAAGAGATCTCCAGCGGATCGAGTGACCCGATGGCGATTTCGGTGACTCCATTTGAGCGCACCTTCCTGAATTTCGGGGAGGCCATTGCCCAACACAAAGCGCCGCTGATCAATGGCGAAGAAGGACTTCGGGCTTTAGAACTGGTGCAGGCGATCTATACCAGCGCCCGCGAGAATCGCCTGGTACAGATTGGTGATGCCCGTGGCTAG
- the thrB gene encoding homoserine kinase, translating into MASWWRLRVPASSANLGPGFDSLGLALSLYLHCRFRTATRLTITVSGRDAESISTGEDNLIWQTALRVARELGQELPPIELEIVTEAPLGKGLGSSASAITAGVLIADAILGLKWKNERILDVAASIEGHPDNVAACILGSVVASAVDSEGTAHAVRLEMPLHFEVAVVVPDYPLPTHKARAALPDSYSRADAIFNIQRASLLIAALSTGTASAFPTALEDRIHQPYRAALVPGLEEILRLRAPGLLGCCLSGAGPSILVFLNQGRNEVTDAVTKIFAAHGHGAEILDADVDREGCLVWQEGAA; encoded by the coding sequence GTGGCTAGTTGGTGGCGGCTGCGTGTTCCCGCCTCGAGTGCGAATCTCGGGCCGGGTTTTGATTCACTGGGCTTGGCGCTCAGTTTGTATCTGCATTGCCGTTTTCGCACCGCGACACGATTGACCATTACTGTTTCGGGCCGTGATGCGGAGTCAATCTCCACCGGCGAAGACAATCTGATCTGGCAGACGGCGTTACGAGTGGCCCGAGAGCTGGGACAGGAACTGCCGCCGATAGAGCTCGAGATTGTGACCGAGGCCCCGCTCGGGAAGGGGCTGGGATCGAGTGCTTCGGCGATTACAGCCGGGGTTTTGATTGCTGATGCGATTTTGGGGCTGAAGTGGAAGAATGAACGGATTCTCGATGTTGCCGCTAGCATTGAAGGCCATCCGGATAATGTGGCCGCCTGCATTCTGGGTTCCGTGGTGGCGAGTGCTGTCGATTCCGAGGGAACGGCGCATGCGGTTCGTTTGGAGATGCCGTTGCACTTCGAGGTGGCTGTTGTCGTGCCTGATTATCCGCTCCCGACGCACAAGGCGCGGGCTGCTCTGCCCGATAGTTATTCGCGAGCCGATGCGATCTTCAATATCCAGAGAGCTTCGCTGTTGATTGCGGCCTTATCGACCGGGACGGCGAGTGCGTTTCCAACCGCGCTTGAGGACCGGATTCATCAACCTTATCGCGCCGCCTTGGTGCCAGGGTTAGAAGAGATTCTTCGTCTGCGTGCGCCGGGGCTGTTGGGCTGCTGCCTGAGTGGCGCAGGTCCGAGCATTTTGGTCTTTTTGAATCAGGGCCGGAATGAGGTGACGGACGCGGTGACCAAGATCTTTGCGGCACATGGGCATGGCGCAGAGATTCTCGATGCGGATGTGGACCGGGAAGGTTGCCTGGTGTGGCAGGAGGGGGCCGCTTGA
- a CDS encoding lysophospholipid acyltransferase family protein: MSKPRSAVRNQFEAILLRSLLAVASQAPLGFSLALARTLDRLAPRLRQSAERNLQLALPPTNPIETTSGVYRSLGRMLYFFSRFPTRNAANIHDWIEYEGFEHYREAKALGKGVLFATGHIGNWELSAFAHAYLTEPMSVVVRPLDNPILDALIKRYRTLSGNRILDKQDFLRGILKALANNEAVGILIDQNTMPENGAFVDFFGIPASTGTTFAKLAHKTGAAVLPGYAIWSEKRNKYILRFDPIFPMSGDVATDTANLTRHFEGVIRQYPEQWLWLHRRWKTRPAGSPDLYS; the protein is encoded by the coding sequence GTGAGTAAGCCTCGCTCTGCCGTCCGCAATCAATTCGAAGCCATTCTGCTGCGCAGCCTCCTTGCGGTGGCGTCGCAGGCTCCCTTGGGCTTTTCCCTCGCTCTTGCCAGGACTCTCGATCGCCTCGCCCCCCGGCTTCGGCAATCGGCCGAGCGCAATCTGCAACTCGCGCTGCCCCCAACGAACCCAATCGAGACCACCAGCGGCGTCTACCGCAGCCTCGGCCGGATGCTCTACTTCTTTTCCCGCTTCCCGACGCGCAACGCGGCCAACATCCACGACTGGATCGAGTACGAAGGCTTCGAACACTACCGGGAAGCAAAAGCTCTGGGCAAAGGCGTCCTCTTTGCCACCGGGCACATCGGCAACTGGGAACTCAGCGCCTTTGCGCACGCCTACCTCACCGAACCGATGAGCGTCGTCGTCCGTCCCTTGGACAACCCAATCCTCGATGCATTGATTAAGCGCTACCGCACCCTTTCGGGCAATCGCATCCTCGACAAGCAGGATTTTCTGCGGGGCATTCTCAAGGCTTTGGCCAACAACGAAGCGGTTGGGATCCTGATCGACCAGAACACGATGCCCGAAAACGGCGCCTTCGTCGACTTCTTTGGCATTCCGGCTTCGACCGGCACCACCTTTGCAAAGCTCGCCCATAAGACCGGCGCGGCAGTGCTGCCCGGCTATGCGATCTGGAGCGAGAAGCGCAACAAGTACATCCTGCGCTTCGATCCGATCTTCCCGATGAGCGGCGATGTCGCGACCGATACCGCAAACCTGACCCGGCACTTTGAAGGGGTCATCCGCCAATACCCAGAGCAGTGGCTCTGGCTCCACCGCCGCTGGAAAACCCGCCCGGCAGGCAGCCCCGATCTCTATTCATGA
- the mnmA gene encoding tRNA 2-thiouridine(34) synthase MnmA — protein sequence MSEFAPIAVAMSGGVDSSVVAGLLKRQGQPIVGLTMQLWNQRRLPEIASDAATGRCCSIDDVYDARYVAQTLDIPYYVVNFEDRFEQHVVKPFVADYIAGKTPIPCTLCNNFIKFDQFLEMADGVGAHVIATGHYAQIRFDEATGRWQMLRSADATKDQTYFLWGLTQPQLARTIFPLGGMVKTEVRKLAEDLGLPVAIKPDSQEICFVPNGDYAAFIEAYTKEQGMDVTPAAGNIIHSDGRTLGEHDGVHHFTVGQRRGLNVAVGEPLYVIQTNPNTREVTVGKGDDLLRAEFRVGEINWISIAQPNEAIRAEVRIRNRHTPSPATIWPDGKVVFDTPQRAVTPGQAAVFYQGELVVGGGWIERDV from the coding sequence ATGTCTGAATTCGCCCCCATTGCCGTCGCCATGTCTGGTGGCGTCGACTCCTCCGTGGTCGCGGGGCTGCTGAAACGCCAGGGGCAGCCGATTGTCGGCCTCACCATGCAGCTCTGGAATCAGCGACGCCTGCCTGAAATCGCAAGCGACGCGGCAACTGGCCGCTGCTGCTCGATCGACGACGTCTACGATGCCCGCTACGTCGCCCAGACCCTCGACATTCCGTACTATGTAGTCAATTTTGAAGACCGCTTCGAGCAGCACGTCGTCAAGCCCTTCGTAGCCGACTACATCGCTGGCAAAACGCCGATTCCCTGCACACTGTGCAACAACTTCATCAAGTTCGACCAGTTCCTTGAGATGGCCGACGGCGTTGGAGCCCACGTCATCGCCACCGGCCACTATGCCCAGATCCGCTTTGATGAAGCAACCGGCCGCTGGCAGATGCTGCGTTCCGCAGACGCAACCAAAGACCAAACCTACTTCCTCTGGGGCCTCACCCAGCCGCAGCTCGCCCGGACGATCTTCCCGCTCGGCGGCATGGTGAAGACGGAGGTGCGCAAACTCGCCGAAGACCTCGGCCTGCCAGTAGCGATCAAGCCGGACAGCCAGGAGATCTGCTTTGTCCCCAATGGGGACTACGCCGCCTTCATCGAGGCTTACACCAAGGAACAGGGAATGGATGTCACTCCCGCGGCGGGCAACATCATCCACAGCGATGGCCGCACCCTCGGCGAGCACGACGGCGTCCATCACTTCACGGTCGGACAGCGCCGCGGTCTGAATGTCGCCGTCGGCGAGCCTCTCTACGTGATCCAAACGAACCCAAATACGCGCGAAGTCACTGTCGGCAAAGGGGATGACCTGCTGCGCGCGGAGTTCCGCGTAGGCGAGATCAACTGGATCTCGATCGCCCAGCCCAACGAAGCCATTCGCGCCGAGGTGCGCATTCGCAACCGCCACACCCCATCGCCAGCCACCATCTGGCCGGACGGCAAGGTTGTCTTCGACACGCCCCAGCGCGCCGTCACCCCCGGCCAGGCCGCCGTCTTCTATCAGGGCGAACTTGTCGTCGGCGGAGGCTGGATTGAGCGCGACGTGTGA